The genomic DNA CCGTGCACCTCGGAGACGGGGATCACGAAGCGCTCGTGGCGCCGTTCCACGACGAGGAACCGGGCGCCCGGGCCCGCCTCCGCCGGCTCGTCCCCGGAGATCCCGAGTACGGTCTCGCCGGACAGGAGGGGAAGCAGCTCCCCCTCCACGTTGACCAGCCCCCGGAAAACCCGCCCGCTCCGCCCGGGGACGGTGTGAACCGGCTTCGGGGACCCCACGGACCGGCAGAGGACGGTGGGCAGGGCCAGCCACTCGCCCCGGATCCGGAAGAGGACGCAGGAAAGGGTGTCCCCCGTTTCGGTCTCCTTCCGGCCCGACAGCAGGCGCGCGTAGTCCTCGAGGAAGCCCTCCGGCGACGGGCGGTCGAGGAGGCGAAGCCCCTCCCGGGCGAAGACGGCGCAGTTCCGGCAGTGCCCCTCCCGGGGGAG from Acidobacteriota bacterium includes the following:
- a CDS encoding chemotaxis protein CheW — protein: MTDGTPQTLHTLCWKTVGINGDGTCERLPREGHCRNCAVFAREGLRLLDRPSPEGFLEDYARLLSGRKETETGDTLSCVLFRIRGEWLALPTVLCRSVGSPKPVHTVPGRSGRVFRGLVNVEGELLPLLSGETVLGISGDEPAEAGPGARFLVVERRHERFVIPVSEVHGVVDVPMPDTRKAPDTLTRFPGALVKAVAEIAGRSVGIVDGDPFFLALNRSLRA